Proteins encoded in a region of the Chryseobacterium piperi genome:
- a CDS encoding S9 family peptidase: MRNIKKLVKIALCFLCLSPLAAQKAQWTPDGNAYYSFTKNGIEIVNLLSPGKNQTFLSPSELIPSRSSEALDVQSFQVSPDAKSLLLFANTQKVWRDNTRGDYWIFDKNTKKLTQLGKGLPAESLMFAKFSPDGKKVAYVSKHNIYIEDLSSNKFNKITTDGTERIINGTFDWAYEEEFGTQDGFRWSPDGSKIAYWKLDARGTKNFLMINNTDSLYSFTIPVEYPKVGENPSGCSIWLYDLATQSSKKANITGDEVQHYVPRMEWVLDSKSIILQQLNRKQNESKIIIADASSGASKTIYTETDPAWIDIKSRWNDNDPSGWDWINNGKEFLWLSEKDGWRHIYKIDLNGKETLITKDAFDVIKPEFFDIPNKLIYFIASPKNATQEYLYKVSLNGGKAERVTPEAYPGSNAYTISPNGKLAMFNNSSVNGHSIGSVISLPDHKELVVAKNTAKADPAKSKAEFFQITTQDGVTMDGWVVKPKNFDPNKKYPIVFTVYGEPGAQTVTDNFYTGWNSLYIGDMAQDGYLYVSLENRGTPAPRGREWRKSVYRKIGQLNIRDQAMGAKALFAKWPYADTSRVAVWGWSGGGSSTLNLLGQYPDIYQTGIAIAPVANQLFYDNIYQERYMGLPQENREDFVNGSPLAYAKNLKGNLLLVHGTGDDNVHYQNTEAYINELVKYNKQFQLMSYPNRTHSISEGEGTSLHLATMFTKYLKEHCPPGGR; the protein is encoded by the coding sequence ATGAGAAACATAAAAAAACTAGTTAAAATTGCGTTATGTTTCCTGTGCCTGTCGCCGCTTGCTGCACAAAAAGCACAATGGACACCTGATGGCAATGCCTATTATTCATTTACTAAAAACGGGATCGAAATTGTCAATCTATTGAGTCCCGGAAAAAATCAGACTTTTTTAAGTCCTAGTGAATTAATTCCCTCCAGAAGTTCTGAAGCCTTAGATGTTCAGAGCTTTCAAGTATCCCCTGATGCAAAAAGTTTACTCCTGTTTGCCAATACCCAGAAAGTATGGCGGGACAATACACGGGGAGATTACTGGATTTTTGATAAAAATACAAAAAAGCTTACCCAGCTGGGGAAAGGTTTACCGGCTGAATCATTAATGTTTGCTAAGTTTTCTCCGGATGGGAAAAAAGTAGCTTATGTGTCTAAACATAACATTTATATTGAAGATCTTTCAAGCAATAAGTTCAACAAAATCACTACTGATGGAACGGAGAGAATCATTAACGGTACTTTTGACTGGGCTTATGAAGAAGAGTTTGGGACTCAGGATGGTTTCAGATGGTCTCCGGACGGAAGTAAAATTGCTTACTGGAAATTGGATGCACGGGGAACTAAAAACTTCCTGATGATTAATAATACGGATAGCTTGTATTCATTTACCATTCCGGTAGAATATCCTAAAGTTGGCGAGAACCCTTCGGGTTGCAGTATCTGGCTATATGATTTGGCTACCCAATCTTCAAAAAAGGCTAACATAACAGGAGATGAGGTACAGCACTATGTTCCGAGAATGGAATGGGTATTGGATTCCAAATCTATTATTCTTCAGCAATTGAACAGAAAGCAGAATGAAAGTAAAATTATAATCGCAGATGCCAGCTCGGGAGCCAGTAAAACGATTTATACCGAAACCGATCCTGCATGGATTGATATAAAATCACGATGGAATGATAATGATCCTAGTGGATGGGACTGGATTAATAACGGAAAAGAATTCCTGTGGCTTTCTGAAAAAGATGGATGGAGACATATTTATAAAATAGATTTAAACGGAAAAGAAACACTGATTACAAAAGATGCTTTTGATGTTATAAAACCGGAATTTTTTGATATTCCGAATAAACTTATTTATTTCATAGCTTCCCCAAAGAATGCTACTCAGGAGTATTTATATAAAGTAAGCCTGAATGGTGGCAAGGCAGAAAGGGTTACTCCCGAAGCTTACCCGGGCTCTAATGCTTATACTATTTCACCCAATGGAAAATTGGCTATGTTTAATAACAGCAGTGTGAATGGACACTCTATCGGAAGTGTTATATCACTTCCGGATCATAAAGAACTGGTAGTGGCAAAAAATACTGCAAAAGCAGACCCTGCTAAGTCTAAAGCAGAGTTTTTCCAGATCACTACACAAGACGGCGTTACTATGGATGGATGGGTGGTAAAACCTAAGAATTTTGATCCTAATAAAAAATATCCTATTGTTTTCACTGTGTATGGAGAGCCAGGAGCACAAACGGTAACAGACAACTTCTATACAGGCTGGAACAGTTTGTATATAGGTGATATGGCTCAGGACGGTTATTTATATGTTTCTCTTGAAAACCGTGGGACACCAGCACCCAGAGGACGTGAGTGGAGAAAGTCTGTTTATCGTAAAATAGGACAGCTTAATATTCGAGATCAGGCAATGGGAGCAAAAGCTTTATTTGCCAAATGGCCTTACGCAGATACTTCCAGAGTTGCAGTATGGGGCTGGAGCGGTGGTGGATCTTCCACACTGAATCTTTTGGGGCAGTATCCGGATATTTACCAAACGGGAATAGCCATTGCTCCGGTAGCTAACCAGCTGTTCTATGACAATATTTATCAGGAAAGGTATATGGGACTTCCACAAGAAAACAGAGAGGATTTTGTCAATGGTTCTCCCCTGGCTTATGCCAAAAATCTGAAAGGAAATCTCTTATTGGTTCATGGAACCGGAGATGATAATGTACACTACCAGAATACGGAAGCGTATATTAATGAATTGGTAAAATACAATAAACAGTTCCAGTTGATGTCTTATCCTAACAGAACACACTCCATTAGTGAAGGAGAAGGAACGTCACTCCATCTGGCTACGATGTTTACCAAATATTTGAAAGAGCATTGTCCTCCAGGAGGAAGATAA
- a CDS encoding DNA-3-methyladenine glycosylase produces the protein MKNKQANVKLSYSYYQNQDVVFLAKDLLGKVLFTQIDGKVTAGIIVETEAYFGVIDKASHAYGGRRTDRTETLYSQGGISYVYLCYGIHHLFNIVSSVQDEPHAVLIRAIEPLVGKEIMESRRKMPVTKPAISSGPGSAAKALGIDRSFNKKDLTGEEIWIEDRKIRYTSDEVIAGPRIGVAYAQEDALLPWRFFVKGNTYVSKPNKG, from the coding sequence ATGAAAAATAAACAAGCTAACGTGAAGCTCTCGTACTCTTATTATCAAAATCAGGATGTTGTTTTTTTAGCCAAAGATCTTTTGGGAAAAGTACTTTTCACACAGATCGATGGTAAAGTGACAGCTGGGATTATTGTAGAAACGGAAGCTTATTTTGGGGTTATTGATAAGGCGTCTCATGCCTATGGCGGACGAAGAACAGATAGAACCGAAACATTGTATAGCCAGGGTGGAATTTCTTATGTCTATTTATGCTATGGCATCCATCATCTCTTTAATATTGTAAGTTCAGTACAGGATGAGCCTCATGCTGTATTGATTAGAGCTATTGAGCCATTAGTGGGAAAGGAAATCATGGAATCCAGACGAAAGATGCCTGTTACTAAACCCGCAATTTCATCAGGCCCGGGTTCTGCTGCTAAAGCATTGGGAATTGACCGGTCTTTTAATAAAAAAGATCTAACGGGAGAGGAAATCTGGATTGAAGATCGTAAAATCAGATATACCTCTGATGAGGTTATAGCAGGTCCTCGTATCGGAGTGGCTTATGCTCAGGAAGATGCCCTTCTCCCCTGGCGCTTTTTTGTTAAGGGTAATACATACGTAAGCAAGCCGAATAAAGGTTAA
- the mug gene encoding G/U mismatch-specific DNA glycosylase — protein sequence MLIDIIAKDLNVIFCGINPGLKSAGDGLHFSGRSNRFWKVLHQAGFTPHQIEPVNGSTILDFGYGLTTAVARATSRADELSKEEFDQSLETFKAKITEFKPQYIAFLGKAAYQAFSGKKQLVWGKQPEDFCGAKVWILPNPSGLNRGFTLDDLVSSYSELYAAIQS from the coding sequence ATGCTGATAGATATTATAGCAAAAGACCTGAACGTTATCTTTTGCGGAATCAATCCGGGTTTAAAATCCGCAGGAGATGGACTTCATTTTTCAGGGAGAAGCAATCGTTTTTGGAAAGTCCTTCACCAGGCCGGTTTTACACCTCATCAGATCGAACCAGTCAATGGGTCAACCATTTTGGATTTCGGATATGGCCTCACCACTGCAGTAGCAAGGGCAACGTCCCGTGCAGATGAGCTTTCAAAAGAAGAATTTGACCAATCTCTTGAAACCTTTAAAGCTAAAATCACAGAATTCAAACCTCAATATATTGCTTTTCTGGGAAAAGCAGCGTATCAGGCTTTTTCAGGTAAAAAGCAACTTGTATGGGGAAAACAGCCCGAAGACTTTTGTGGTGCCAAGGTTTGGATCCTCCCTAATCCGAGTGGTTTAAACCGTGGCTTTACTCTGGATGATCTTGTGAGCTCGTATTCAGAATTATATGCAGCAATTCAATCGTGA
- a CDS encoding DMT family transporter, producing MNWIALIIAGIFEIGWPLGIKMAQQPGYSKFVWILFAVACMAMSGGFLWYSQKTIPIGTAYAVWTGIGAVGTLLVGIMFFNDSANILRLMSALLIVVGIVGLKIF from the coding sequence ATGAATTGGATTGCTTTAATTATTGCCGGAATTTTTGAAATTGGCTGGCCGTTAGGAATTAAAATGGCACAACAGCCTGGGTATAGTAAATTTGTCTGGATTCTTTTTGCTGTCGCATGTATGGCAATGAGTGGCGGATTTCTTTGGTATTCTCAGAAGACGATTCCTATTGGTACAGCATATGCTGTCTGGACAGGAATTGGTGCAGTAGGTACCCTTTTAGTAGGTATTATGTTTTTTAATGACTCTGCCAATATACTCAGACTCATGTCCGCATTATTGATTGTCGTGGGAATAGTGGGACTGAAAATATTTTAG
- the xth gene encoding exodeoxyribonuclease III gives MKIATYNVNGVNGRLPVLLQWLKESKPDIVCLQELKAPQERFPINEINAAGYQAIWRGQKSWNGVAILSKYDITEVQNALPGDPEDIQSRYIEAIINQIVICCFYVPNGNPYPGPKFDYKLEWIKRLKKRTNELIKMELPAILIGDFNIIPGPLDVYKPERWENDALYRIEVRKAYQEFLKKGWLDSIRSLYPEEKIYTFWDYLYKAYERNAGIRLDHILLSPYLIPKLESGGVDSHVRGWEKSSDHAPVWIQLKNQ, from the coding sequence ATATAATGTCAATGGTGTGAACGGAAGGTTGCCGGTTTTGCTTCAGTGGTTAAAAGAAAGCAAGCCTGATATTGTCTGTCTCCAGGAACTAAAAGCGCCACAAGAGCGATTCCCCATAAATGAAATTAATGCTGCCGGTTATCAGGCTATATGGCGTGGTCAAAAAAGCTGGAATGGTGTCGCCATACTCTCAAAATATGACATTACAGAAGTTCAGAATGCCCTTCCGGGAGATCCTGAAGATATTCAAAGCCGTTACATAGAAGCTATTATCAATCAAATTGTCATATGCTGTTTTTATGTCCCTAATGGCAATCCTTATCCGGGACCAAAATTTGATTATAAACTGGAGTGGATCAAACGTCTAAAGAAACGAACCAATGAGCTAATCAAAATGGAGCTTCCCGCCATCCTGATTGGAGACTTTAATATTATTCCAGGCCCGCTCGATGTTTATAAGCCTGAACGCTGGGAAAATGATGCTCTTTATCGAATTGAAGTAAGGAAAGCATATCAGGAATTTTTAAAAAAGGGCTGGCTGGATTCTATCAGGTCATTATATCCTGAGGAAAAAATCTATACTTTCTGGGATTATTTATACAAAGCATACGAACGCAATGCCGGTATCAGGCTTGACCATATTTTACTGAGCCCTTACCTTATTCCAAAGCTGGAATCCGGTGGCGTTGATAGTCATGTCCGGGGTTGGGAAAAGAGTAGTGACCATGCTCCAGTATGGATTCAGCTGAAGAATCAATAA